Within Scomber japonicus isolate fScoJap1 chromosome 18, fScoJap1.pri, whole genome shotgun sequence, the genomic segment TCTCAGGTGAATCCTGTCTTTCACTGATGAAGGAGAATGTGTGAAGCATTAGATTAATCAATGATGAACCAGCTCTCTAAAAGACCTCAAAGGTGCATCTCATGAACCTTCAATTGGTCAGTATATAGACAGAGCACAACACAGTGTTACGATTACTGACGATGGATGGACAACAAGGAAATAAACAGGGTAAACAGCTGGGAAGAAGAGGAGTGAGGCAGCTTGGAGAAGGGAAAGGGGGgcgaaacaaagaaggaagccTTTGCAGGTATTACATTGTGTAGTCTGTTTCAAAACATGTTCTTACTGTTTTACAAGTGTAAGCAACTATAAAGTCTATATTCAGCCATGGCTGTTTCAAATGTAAATCAAGAATatgcataaaaacaaaattatacaGAGATATGAGAATGATTAAACATGATGTTAGCCTACATTGAACACTGCTTTAAGTAGTCACTCATTATGCTCTCTTGCAATTTAGTCTGTAATTTGCACTTCATTGTTGAAAATTGTTGACCTGGTTCTCTGTAGCTGCTGAGACCAAACATGTCACATACCAGAAACAACATGTCATTTAATgttcctgtttttctctttttgattAAATAATGAGTACAGATCACTATTACTCACATTAAACATGCCtttaaatttcatttcaaatgacatgaCTACTTTTTATGTACTGTTTAGTTCAAATAtccatcttcttcttgtctttatgtaaacagagaaaatagtAACAGTCAGTATTGGCAGATTGGCAGTTTGTTGCTGATAGTGGTTGGCAGTTATGACCAGTAGACTGTCCATCTCAGTGCACAGCCACAGTGACAGGCAGCATGTTTTGCAGTAGTTCCCTCGATGACTGCAAGTGAGATGGATGAGAGCTTTCTGGTGCCATCCTCAGACTCATGCTGCCATCAGCTAGAGCAGGGGCAACTCTGAAGACCTTGTGGGACGGCCGAATGGCTATAATGAACTGCCTCTTGAATGTTTCACTTAATATAATGTAGATAAATGGATTAATGCAGCTATTGGCATAGCCCATGCTGATTGCAATGTTGTAGGCATACAAGAAAGCAAAGGAAGGTCGCTGTACTCCCAGGTGGGCCAACTGTAAGATGTAGTAAGGGGCCCAGCAAATGAAGAAGGCCAGGCATATGGCCACTGCCATGCGGGTCACCTTCCGTGTGCGCATCCTCAGGCTGCGCTGGGGCAGTGGAGCCACTGTTGCTGACATGTTTTGAAGAATCTTGAAAAAGACCCCGCAGATGACCATCAAAGGTAGAGCAAAGGCCAAGAAGAATTGGTAGAGGGTGAACCAGTATGTATCTGTGGCTGGGTTAGGCAGCAGAAGGGCACATCCAACTGCTCCATCCTTGAGATGCATGAGTCCTGTGTACATCCAGACAGGAGTGATAGAGACCAGAGAGAACACCCACACCAGCGCTACTGC encodes:
- the mchr1b gene encoding melanin-concentrating hormone receptor 1 gives rise to the protein MPSIYGVICFFGILGNCIVIYTIVKKTKFCSQQTVPDIFIFSLSIADLLFLLGMPFLIHQLVGNGSWCFGATMCTMLTALDSNSQIVSTYILTVMTLDRYLATVHPIRFKHVRTPFMAGAAVALVWVFSLVSITPVWMYTGLMHLKDGAVGCALLLPNPATDTYWFTLYQFFLAFALPLMVICGVFFKILQNMSATVAPLPQRSLRMRTRKVTRMAVAICLAFFICWAPYYILQLAHLGVQRPSFAFLYAYNIAISMGYANSCINPFIYIILSETFKRQFIIAIRPSHKVFRVAPALADGSMSLRMAPESSHPSHLQSSRELLQNMLPVTVAVH